The Chitinophagales bacterium genome contains a region encoding:
- a CDS encoding T9SS type A sorting domain-containing protein has protein sequence MQKNFYPVFFRVICGIACLLLLAVPAFSQLSFIEMTHISLLSDDGDQVGIRFQPGSMQQHAVTTPSGEAVTIITDKATPILKAGFPDLPKLTASIIVPDDKNMSVKVVASVYHDYENISVAPSKGSMLRDIDPASVPYKNGEAYSENQFVPKQLAELRDPYILRDVRAQTVIVYPFQYNAVTKTLRVYSEITIAITPDNIPPKNVLLRNAANQVKPVAEFNELYATQFLNFKNDTRYDPLEEAGNMLIISDGAYMNALQPLADWKIQRGIRTEIVDVAFIGNNKTAIKNFVVDYYNTKGLTYLLLAGDAAQVACSSTGAGDSDNDYGYITGDDHYQEIFVGRFSAESETDIINQVNKTISYEKTPLTDNHFSKGICIASNEGAGIGDEGEADFAHEDIIRTQLLGYGYTEVAELFDGTHNAPDAPGNPTAVDLSNLIDNGTGVINYTGHGSGSNLSTTNFTIGNANSLINTTQWPFMWTVGCSVGNFTGTTCLAEALARSSHNGQPAGTVASFMSTILQAWAEPMEAQDEMNLLLTESYEDNIKRTFGGLSINGCFSMNDKYGATGYNMTDTWICFGDPSLEVRTAQPTTMLATHNPTIELGSTHFIITCDAENALACLSANGMVIATATVQSGMADLAMDPLTIGDTLLLTITGYNKIPYIAPVPTTQPAGPFVYNGWPVISDIAGNYNGLADYNEPLALDVTMQNFGLSAATGVTAIIATTDPYITITDGNASYNTIQSNTAVLQTNAFTLHTADNIPDGHVAWFSCTITDAAANTWNSSFTIPVNAPLPMVNTFNIEDAASGNGNGYLDPAETAMITVSMGNTGHSNSANAIATLSTSNSFITINTASAVMDSLITGENQTATFEVTVAPNAPYGMKVLLNCGLTAGAYSTAKEFTTIISPAIEDFETNDFSSFDWQLSGVANWFTTAENAFEGNYCSRSGDVNNFQSSTLEIVLPVQFDDVISFAHKVSSEAGYDSLAFFIDGVLQNRWSGELPWSVSSYPVDSGMHTFKWIYAKDGYFSDGADAAWLDDIHLPPFKVNAVTGSSAPVIIGAASVFPNPFELFTTITYQLPQPSEVSISLCNLTGQTVLQPLIHEKQSAGNYRLMLDCSQLPQGIYYCSVTMDGKTFVKKLILSR, from the coding sequence ATGCAAAAGAACTTTTACCCAGTATTCTTCAGGGTCATTTGTGGTATTGCCTGTTTACTGCTCCTGGCTGTACCTGCTTTTTCACAACTATCATTCATTGAAATGACCCATATCAGCCTGCTTTCCGATGATGGTGATCAGGTAGGGATCAGGTTTCAACCCGGCAGCATGCAACAGCATGCAGTGACTACCCCATCAGGTGAAGCCGTTACTATTATTACAGACAAAGCAACACCGATTCTTAAAGCAGGATTTCCTGATCTGCCAAAACTCACGGCAAGCATCATTGTTCCTGATGATAAAAACATGTCTGTTAAAGTTGTGGCAAGTGTTTACCACGACTATGAAAATATCAGCGTTGCACCATCCAAGGGATCTATGCTGAGAGATATTGATCCCGCCTCTGTTCCATATAAAAATGGAGAAGCATACAGCGAAAACCAATTTGTTCCCAAACAACTCGCGGAGTTGCGTGATCCTTACATTCTGCGTGATGTGCGCGCACAAACCGTCATCGTTTACCCTTTTCAATACAATGCCGTTACTAAAACATTGCGCGTATATTCGGAAATTACTATTGCAATTACTCCCGATAACATTCCGCCAAAAAATGTGTTGCTGAGAAATGCTGCCAACCAGGTGAAACCGGTTGCGGAATTCAATGAGCTGTATGCCACGCAGTTCCTGAACTTCAAAAATGACACGCGCTACGATCCTTTGGAGGAAGCCGGCAATATGCTCATCATCAGCGATGGTGCTTACATGAACGCCCTGCAACCATTGGCAGACTGGAAAATTCAAAGAGGAATCCGCACGGAAATAGTAGATGTTGCTTTTATCGGAAATAATAAAACTGCCATCAAAAATTTTGTGGTGGATTATTACAATACCAAAGGACTCACCTACCTGCTGCTAGCCGGTGATGCTGCACAGGTGGCCTGCAGCAGCACCGGCGCAGGCGATTCAGACAACGACTATGGATATATAACAGGTGATGATCATTACCAGGAAATTTTTGTCGGCCGCTTTTCCGCGGAATCTGAGACAGACATCATCAACCAGGTGAACAAAACCATTTCGTACGAGAAGACGCCGTTGACGGACAATCATTTTTCAAAAGGCATCTGTATCGCTTCCAACGAGGGCGCCGGCATCGGTGATGAAGGCGAAGCGGACTTTGCGCATGAAGATATCATCCGCACACAATTGCTCGGATATGGTTACACGGAGGTGGCGGAGTTATTTGACGGCACGCATAATGCTCCCGATGCGCCCGGTAATCCCACGGCTGTTGACCTTTCCAATCTCATCGATAACGGGACAGGTGTCATTAACTACACCGGCCATGGAAGCGGCAGCAACCTGAGCACTACCAACTTCACCATCGGCAATGCAAACAGCCTCATCAACACCACGCAATGGCCGTTTATGTGGACGGTTGGATGCAGTGTCGGCAACTTCACCGGCACCACCTGCCTGGCCGAAGCACTGGCACGTTCCAGCCACAATGGTCAGCCGGCAGGAACGGTTGCATCTTTCATGTCCACTATTCTTCAGGCATGGGCCGAACCCATGGAAGCGCAGGATGAAATGAACCTGTTGCTTACAGAGAGTTACGAGGATAACATCAAGCGCACCTTCGGCGGACTTTCCATCAACGGATGTTTCAGCATGAATGACAAATACGGCGCAACAGGTTATAACATGACGGATACCTGGATATGCTTCGGTGATCCGTCGCTTGAAGTAAGAACAGCGCAGCCAACCACCATGCTGGCCACACACAATCCCACCATTGAACTGGGCAGCACTCATTTCATCATCACCTGCGATGCGGAAAATGCATTGGCCTGCCTTTCGGCAAACGGGATGGTGATAGCCACTGCCACCGTGCAAAGCGGCATGGCCGACCTTGCCATGGATCCGCTGACGATTGGTGATACCTTACTGCTTACCATTACCGGTTACAATAAAATACCATACATCGCTCCTGTCCCAACCACGCAGCCTGCCGGCCCGTTTGTTTATAATGGATGGCCGGTGATCAGCGATATAGCCGGCAACTACAACGGACTGGCTGATTATAATGAACCACTTGCACTGGATGTGACGATGCAGAATTTCGGATTGTCGGCGGCAACAGGTGTAACGGCAATCATTGCCACCACCGATCCTTACATCACAATTACAGATGGGAATGCTTCGTACAACACTATTCAAAGCAATACTGCCGTCCTGCAAACCAATGCCTTCACGCTTCACACAGCAGATAATATTCCTGACGGACATGTGGCATGGTTCAGTTGCACCATTACCGATGCTGCTGCCAATACATGGAATTCATCTTTTACAATACCGGTGAATGCACCATTGCCGATGGTTAACACTTTTAATATTGAGGATGCTGCGAGTGGCAACGGGAACGGATACCTTGATCCTGCGGAAACAGCGATGATTACCGTGTCTATGGGCAATACCGGCCACAGCAATTCAGCAAATGCCATCGCCACGCTGAGCACCTCAAACAGTTTTATCACCATCAATACGGCATCAGCAGTGATGGATAGCCTTATCACCGGTGAAAATCAAACAGCCACCTTTGAAGTTACGGTAGCACCCAATGCGCCTTACGGAATGAAAGTGCTATTGAACTGCGGGCTGACGGCCGGCGCATACAGCACAGCCAAAGAATTTACCACCATCATCAGCCCGGCCATTGAAGATTTTGAAACTAATGACTTCTCCTCTTTCGACTGGCAGTTGAGTGGTGTTGCCAACTGGTTCACCACTGCAGAAAATGCCTTTGAAGGAAATTATTGTTCGAGGTCGGGTGATGTAAATAACTTTCAGTCATCCACGCTGGAGATCGTTTTACCGGTTCAGTTTGATGACGTCATCTCTTTCGCCCATAAAGTTTCTTCCGAAGCCGGATATGATTCACTGGCATTTTTTATTGATGGCGTGCTTCAAAACAGATGGTCGGGAGAACTACCATGGTCAGTATCTTCTTATCCGGTTGACAGCGGCATGCATACCTTCAAATGGATATATGCTAAAGATGGTTATTTCTCCGACGGTGCCGATGCAGCATGGCTGGATGACATACACTTGCCCCCTTTCAAAGTGAATGCTGTAACCGGTTCATCAGCACCAGTAATTATTGGCGCTGCCTCCGTCTTTCCTAATCCATTTGAACTATTCACCACTATCACTTATCAACTGCCGCAACCTTCCGAGGTGAGCATCAGTTTGTGTAACCTCACAGGACAAACAGTGCTGCAACCGTTGATTCATGAAAAGCAATCCGCCGGCAACTACCGGCTGATGCTCGATTGCAGCCAGCTGCCGCAGGGGATTTATTACTGTTCAGTTACAATGGATGGAAAGACCTTTGTGAAAAAATTAATATTGAGCAGATAA
- a CDS encoding tetratricopeptide repeat protein: MKKLIHKLTSYKTIAILMVALLPCITVEAQTQQDVQLALEYFKNGEFEKSAVMYEKLYNKAPENTLFFQNYIQSLTALRQFDDAVKAIRKQIKKFPADLTYYIDLGTVYHLQGEEKSATAQYDEALKLLGPDVPMVNKLAYKFQNAALNDYAIACYLKARRIFSAENSDLFLPELAALYRKQNDIPAVVRTYLDIVDYNPSMADDVEGQLQPLIELAPYATALQSELYKRIQKKPGNEVYAEMLIWYFIQKKDFTSAFQQVKALDKRNREEGQRVFQFAQSAFDEGNYDAALAAYQYIINEKGKGSMLYLPARASELTTERTKITIAHNYTADELTQLERKYESYFTEFGKSAQTAVTMRDFASLEAKYLHNIDKAISIAQEALSIPTNEKKLTGYLKLDLGDYNLIKNEVWEATLLYSQVDKAFKEDELGEEARFKNAQLSFYMGDFPWSQAQLDVLKGSTSELVANDALALSVFMTDNMGLDTSTVPMEMYSRAELLIFQNKFEAAIQTLDSITTTFPGNSLADDVLFSKGRIYLSKQDYTTAASVFDQLDKNYSTDLLADDALFQLAELYENYLHDKAKAMDLYKDILLKYKGSIYVVEARKRFRELRGDEVN, from the coding sequence ATGAAAAAGTTGATTCACAAACTTACCTCTTATAAAACTATCGCCATTCTTATGGTGGCGCTGCTCCCCTGCATAACTGTGGAGGCTCAGACACAGCAGGATGTTCAGCTGGCACTTGAATATTTCAAAAACGGAGAGTTTGAAAAATCGGCTGTGATGTATGAGAAGTTATACAACAAGGCGCCGGAGAACACCCTGTTTTTCCAAAATTATATACAAAGCCTCACTGCACTCCGGCAATTTGATGATGCCGTCAAGGCGATCAGGAAACAGATCAAGAAATTTCCCGCCGACCTCACTTACTATATTGATCTTGGGACGGTGTATCATCTGCAGGGCGAGGAGAAATCGGCGACCGCACAATACGATGAAGCGCTGAAGCTGTTAGGACCGGATGTGCCCATGGTGAATAAGCTGGCTTATAAGTTTCAAAATGCGGCATTGAATGATTATGCCATCGCATGTTACCTTAAAGCACGCAGGATCTTCAGTGCGGAAAACTCCGATTTGTTTTTGCCTGAACTTGCGGCATTGTACAGGAAGCAGAACGACATACCGGCAGTAGTGCGGACGTATCTCGACATCGTTGACTACAACCCATCCATGGCTGATGATGTGGAAGGGCAGTTGCAGCCGCTTATTGAACTCGCGCCATATGCCACCGCGCTGCAATCGGAGCTGTATAAACGCATTCAGAAGAAACCCGGAAATGAAGTGTATGCGGAAATGCTGATCTGGTATTTTATTCAGAAGAAGGATTTTACCTCCGCTTTTCAGCAGGTGAAAGCACTTGATAAACGCAACAGGGAAGAAGGGCAGCGTGTGTTTCAGTTTGCACAATCGGCTTTTGACGAAGGAAATTATGATGCCGCCCTTGCAGCTTATCAGTATATTATCAATGAAAAAGGGAAAGGCAGCATGCTGTACCTGCCGGCCCGTGCGAGCGAGCTCACTACAGAACGGACGAAAATCACCATTGCACACAACTATACGGCAGATGAGCTGACACAGCTGGAACGCAAATACGAATCCTATTTTACCGAGTTTGGCAAGAGCGCACAAACTGCCGTTACGATGCGCGACTTTGCCAGCCTGGAAGCAAAATATCTGCACAATATCGACAAGGCAATCAGCATTGCACAGGAAGCACTGAGCATACCAACCAACGAAAAAAAGCTGACCGGCTATCTTAAGCTCGACCTTGGCGATTATAACCTGATAAAAAATGAAGTGTGGGAAGCCACCTTGCTTTATTCGCAGGTGGATAAAGCCTTTAAAGAAGATGAGTTGGGTGAAGAAGCCCGTTTCAAAAATGCACAGCTCAGCTTTTACATGGGTGATTTTCCCTGGTCGCAGGCACAGCTTGATGTGTTGAAAGGATCCACTTCCGAACTGGTGGCCAATGATGCACTTGCCTTATCCGTGTTCATGACCGATAATATGGGTTTGGATACATCGACAGTACCAATGGAAATGTATTCACGCGCCGAACTGCTGATTTTTCAGAATAAGTTTGAAGCGGCTATTCAGACACTGGATTCCATTACCACCACATTTCCCGGCAATTCACTGGCTGATGATGTGTTGTTTTCCAAAGGAAGAATCTATCTCTCGAAACAGGATTATACTACCGCCGCTTCCGTGTTTGATCAATTAGATAAAAACTATTCTACCGACCTGCTGGCCGATGATGCTCTGTTTCAGCTGGCGGAACTGTATGAAAACTATCTCCACGATAAAGCCAAAGCCATGGATCTTTATAAGGATATCCTGCTCAAATATAAAGGCAGCATCTATGTAGTGGAAGCGCGTAAAAGATTCAGGGAGTTGAGGGGTGATGAAGTGAATTGA
- a CDS encoding VanZ family protein, protein MPLIKNFGYFLLWLLVILYLSFTPLKNWPQPTIFQKLYIDKVVHIFMYGVLSFLLMRSVFLHQQKRMPRFDTILAVLLFSAGTGVLIEILQPLLTAFRKFEWLDMVANATGALTGIFLFRWYLTKERMGIETVQKK, encoded by the coding sequence ATGCCTTTAATAAAAAATTTCGGATACTTCCTGCTGTGGCTGCTGGTGATACTTTACCTTTCCTTCACCCCCTTAAAAAACTGGCCGCAGCCAACCATTTTTCAAAAATTATACATTGATAAAGTGGTTCACATCTTTATGTACGGTGTGTTGAGTTTTCTTTTGATGCGGAGTGTCTTCCTGCATCAGCAGAAACGGATGCCACGCTTTGATACCATACTTGCTGTCCTGCTTTTCTCGGCCGGCACAGGTGTATTGATTGAAATCTTACAACCTCTGCTTACCGCCTTCCGCAAGTTTGAATGGCTGGATATGGTGGCAAATGCAACAGGCGCCCTGACAGGTATTTTTCTGTTCCGGTGGTACCTGACCAAAGAAAGAATGGGAATTGAGACAGTGCAGAAAAAATAA
- the gcvH gene encoding glycine cleavage system protein GcvH: protein MHFPDNVKYTKDHEWIRVEGTTAFVGITDFAQGELGDIVYVDINTTGETLDRDAVFGTVEAVKTVSDLLLPVSGVIQEVNTALNDQPDAVNKDPYGTGWMVKMSISNPAELNELMDAAAYKQMIGQ, encoded by the coding sequence ATGCATTTCCCCGACAACGTAAAGTATACCAAAGACCATGAATGGATACGGGTAGAAGGCACCACAGCCTTTGTGGGCATTACCGATTTTGCACAGGGTGAATTGGGCGACATCGTATATGTTGACATCAATACAACCGGTGAGACCCTTGACAGGGATGCTGTGTTCGGCACGGTGGAAGCTGTAAAAACAGTATCTGACCTGTTGCTGCCGGTGAGTGGTGTCATTCAGGAAGTAAATACCGCCCTGAATGATCAGCCGGATGCTGTGAATAAAGATCCATACGGCACGGGCTGGATGGTAAAAATGTCCATCAGCAATCCGGCGGAGCTTAACGAACTGATGGATGCTGCTGCCTATAAACAGATGATCGGACAATAG
- a CDS encoding T9SS type A sorting domain-containing protein: MKFHYMLLLSFLSVFSISFVFSQTPPSIAWQITPGGPGNDIIEDIYPTADGNYILFGLVTDHGGDVSSDCQVKGVHDVWIVKMDPSGNIIWQHCYGGSKEEGNPFSKIIQTSDGGYLFVTESWSSDFDVVGHHAYSDAWTMKLDADGNMEWAKSFGGYIYDVPRNLYELPGHKYMVMSRTSSSDGDVPPSIDSLLFDAWVFIIDDDGNILTNKIYGGTGYDDFYKALPAANGNIALFGLTSSTDGDLAGQSVDSTDAWVLTIDTLGNIVSSFTYGGPHNEYIFDALNTDDGGYVCFGESGDPGTPIENGSWHGDMDFWAMKLDANANVEWRGIYGGSDREQFRRACKLPDGSGYFMAGSTNSIDGDVVNEAGSGKDFWVVQIGKNGKLASSVALGGSGSDFAYAIVEPGIVAGAAFSTDGDVIDLQGTSDGWVMQLDYATAAMPSSTGADVVSVFPNPAAGRLTVEMKNNNGIAAVRVKNIYGKQISQAIVTGAGISLDISNCPSGFYLLEVTENEATGHTQIIPFEIMK; encoded by the coding sequence ATGAAGTTTCATTACATGCTGCTGTTGAGTTTCCTGTCAGTTTTCAGCATTTCCTTCGTATTCTCTCAAACACCGCCTTCCATTGCCTGGCAGATAACTCCCGGCGGGCCCGGAAATGATATCATTGAAGATATTTATCCGACGGCAGATGGCAATTATATCCTGTTCGGACTGGTAACAGATCATGGCGGCGATGTTTCATCCGACTGCCAGGTAAAGGGTGTTCACGATGTTTGGATCGTTAAGATGGATCCTTCCGGAAATATCATCTGGCAACATTGCTATGGTGGAAGCAAGGAAGAAGGCAACCCGTTTTCTAAAATTATTCAGACCAGCGATGGCGGATATCTTTTTGTTACCGAGTCATGGTCGAGCGACTTTGATGTGGTCGGCCATCATGCATACAGCGATGCCTGGACGATGAAGCTGGATGCTGATGGTAATATGGAATGGGCAAAATCTTTCGGCGGATATATCTACGACGTGCCGAGAAATCTATATGAATTGCCGGGACATAAATACATGGTGATGTCGCGTACCAGTTCATCCGATGGCGATGTGCCACCAAGCATAGACTCGCTGTTATTTGATGCATGGGTCTTTATTATTGATGATGATGGAAATATCCTTACGAATAAAATTTATGGTGGTACGGGTTATGATGATTTCTATAAAGCATTGCCTGCTGCCAACGGAAATATCGCACTATTCGGACTTACCTCATCCACTGATGGTGACCTTGCAGGACAAAGCGTTGATTCTACTGATGCCTGGGTGCTCACGATTGATACGCTTGGAAATATTGTTTCCAGTTTCACCTATGGCGGGCCTCACAACGAATACATCTTCGATGCGCTGAATACGGATGATGGCGGCTATGTCTGTTTTGGCGAATCCGGCGACCCCGGCACTCCCATTGAAAATGGTTCATGGCACGGCGACATGGATTTCTGGGCCATGAAACTGGATGCAAATGCGAATGTTGAGTGGAGGGGCATCTATGGCGGCAGTGACCGCGAACAATTCAGAAGAGCTTGCAAACTGCCCGACGGTTCAGGTTACTTTATGGCCGGATCAACCAATTCCATTGATGGTGATGTGGTGAATGAGGCCGGTTCAGGCAAGGATTTCTGGGTTGTGCAGATTGGCAAAAACGGTAAGCTGGCTTCCAGCGTGGCACTGGGCGGCTCCGGATCCGACTTTGCCTATGCAATCGTTGAACCCGGTATTGTGGCAGGTGCCGCTTTCTCAACTGATGGTGATGTCATTGACCTGCAGGGAACCTCCGATGGCTGGGTCATGCAACTGGATTATGCAACTGCTGCGATGCCGTCATCAACTGGCGCCGATGTTGTTTCCGTATTTCCAAATCCTGCCGCTGGCAGGTTAACTGTGGAGATGAAAAATAACAACGGTATCGCTGCTGTGCGCGTGAAAAATATCTATGGGAAGCAAATATCTCAAGCTATTGTAACCGGTGCCGGCATATCATTGGATATTAGTAACTGTCCCTCCGGCTTCTATTTGTTGGAAGTAACGGAAAATGAAGCGACGGGCCATACGCAGATTATCCCTTTTGAAATCATGAAATAG
- a CDS encoding NADP-dependent malic enzyme, with protein sequence MAVKISKQDALNYHSKGRPGKIEVVSTKETKTQRDLALAYSPGVAEPCLEIAENIDKVYAYTTKGNLVAVITNGSAVLGLGDIGPEAAKPVMEGKGILFKIFADIDVFDIELKSADTDHFIAVVKAMEPTFGGINLEDIKAPDCFEIESRLRKEMNIPVMHDDQHGTAIISGAALLNALEVVGKKIDEVKVVVSGAGASALSCAKLYVFLGVKKENILLIDRSGVIRSDRDEIDEYKKPFATQHDVRTLAEAMVGADVFLGLSKGNIVSKEMVKSMAKNPVIFALANPDPEIPYNDALEACPDAILATGRSDYPNQVNNALGFPFIFRGALDVRAKEINEAMKLAAVRALADLAKKPVPDMVNMAYNEKNITFGKEYIIPKLIDPRLLTTVAPAVARAAIDSGVARHIITDWDAYVNELSQRLGTDDAIVRVMINKARRDPKRVVFSEADNYKILKAAQLVLEEGIAKPILLGPVKKIKDMIAENGLDLEDTVIIDPNVPEMESIRCKYGEWLFEKRKRKGLTLYEARKLMRDRNYFGSMMVMEGEADALISGLTRNYAQTIKPALQVIGIRDNAAKVAGMYIMLTKRGPLFFADCTVNVNPSAEDLVDITTLAAHAVQQLNIQPRIALLSYSNFGSTKGEEPETVSWAVQMLRTKYPGMIVDGEMQANFAFSAELLRDNYPFSELINGGANTLIFPNLSAGNIAYKMLQSLGAGEAIGPILLGLKKSVHILQLGSSVREIVNMVTLAVIDAQSKP encoded by the coding sequence ATGGCGGTAAAGATCAGTAAGCAGGATGCCCTGAATTATCACAGCAAGGGGCGCCCGGGAAAGATTGAAGTGGTATCAACCAAGGAAACCAAAACACAGCGTGACCTTGCGCTGGCCTATTCTCCCGGTGTGGCGGAACCATGCCTTGAGATTGCAGAAAACATCGACAAGGTTTATGCCTATACCACAAAAGGAAACCTGGTAGCCGTCATCACCAATGGCAGCGCTGTATTAGGATTGGGAGATATCGGACCGGAAGCAGCGAAGCCGGTGATGGAAGGGAAGGGCATTCTTTTCAAAATCTTCGCAGACATTGACGTATTTGATATTGAACTGAAATCAGCGGATACCGATCATTTTATCGCAGTGGTGAAAGCTATGGAACCCACCTTTGGTGGCATTAACCTCGAAGATATCAAGGCGCCTGATTGTTTTGAAATTGAGTCGAGGCTGCGTAAAGAGATGAATATCCCGGTCATGCATGATGATCAGCATGGCACAGCGATTATCTCCGGCGCTGCTCTGCTCAATGCCCTGGAAGTGGTCGGTAAAAAGATTGATGAGGTGAAGGTTGTCGTTTCCGGTGCCGGGGCTTCAGCATTATCCTGCGCAAAGCTGTATGTCTTCCTCGGTGTGAAAAAAGAAAACATCCTGCTCATTGACCGCTCCGGTGTCATCCGCAGCGACAGGGATGAAATAGATGAATATAAAAAACCGTTTGCCACACAGCACGATGTACGCACCCTGGCGGAAGCGATGGTGGGTGCTGATGTTTTTCTCGGTTTGTCTAAAGGAAATATAGTCAGCAAGGAAATGGTAAAATCGATGGCAAAAAATCCGGTCATCTTTGCCCTCGCCAATCCCGACCCTGAGATTCCATATAACGATGCACTCGAAGCCTGCCCCGATGCCATCCTCGCTACCGGCCGTTCCGATTATCCTAACCAGGTGAATAATGCGCTTGGCTTTCCGTTTATCTTTCGCGGAGCGCTGGATGTGAGAGCAAAAGAGATTAATGAAGCCATGAAACTCGCGGCTGTTCGTGCATTGGCCGACCTGGCAAAAAAGCCTGTTCCTGATATGGTGAACATGGCATACAATGAAAAGAATATCACTTTCGGAAAGGAATATATCATTCCCAAACTGATTGATCCGCGGTTACTGACGACCGTCGCGCCGGCGGTTGCCAGGGCGGCTATCGATTCGGGTGTGGCCAGGCATATCATCACCGACTGGGATGCTTATGTAAATGAGTTGTCGCAACGGTTGGGTACCGATGATGCCATAGTGAGGGTGATGATTAATAAGGCACGCCGCGATCCGAAACGCGTGGTGTTCTCAGAAGCCGATAACTATAAGATCCTGAAAGCGGCACAGCTTGTACTGGAGGAAGGCATTGCAAAACCCATCCTGCTGGGCCCGGTAAAGAAAATCAAAGACATGATTGCGGAAAACGGGCTTGACCTCGAAGATACCGTCATCATTGACCCCAACGTGCCGGAGATGGAATCCATACGCTGCAAATACGGCGAATGGCTCTTCGAAAAGAGAAAGCGCAAAGGTCTTACGCTTTATGAAGCCAGGAAACTGATGCGCGACCGCAACTACTTCGGATCAATGATGGTGATGGAAGGCGAAGCGGATGCCCTGATCTCAGGCCTCACCCGCAACTATGCACAAACTATCAAACCCGCCTTGCAGGTTATCGGCATCCGCGACAATGCGGCAAAGGTGGCCGGCATGTATATCATGCTCACCAAACGCGGTCCTTTGTTCTTTGCCGATTGCACGGTGAATGTGAACCCAAGTGCCGAAGACCTGGTCGACATCACTACGCTGGCGGCACATGCCGTGCAGCAACTCAATATTCAGCCGCGCATCGCTTTGTTATCCTATTCCAACTTCGGCTCCACTAAAGGCGAGGAACCGGAAACGGTTAGCTGGGCCGTGCAAATGCTGCGGACAAAATACCCGGGAATGATTGTGGATGGCGAGATGCAGGCCAACTTCGCATTCAGTGCAGAGTTGCTGAGAGATAATTACCCCTTTTCCGAATTGATTAACGGCGGTGCCAATACTTTGATTTTTCCCAATCTCTCCGCGGGAAACATAGCGTATAAGATGCTGCAGTCACTGGGTGCCGGTGAAGCGATTGGACCCATCCTGCTCGGATTGAAAAAATCCGTGCATATCCTCCAGCTGGGAAGTTCAGTTCGTGAAATCGTGAATATGGTTACCCTCGCTGTCATTGATGCACAATCCAAACCCTGA
- the ruvA gene encoding Holliday junction branch migration protein RuvA, whose amino-acid sequence MLAYLQGNITLKTPTHVIIESGGLGYFVNISLNTYASIQDKSFCKLHTYLHLGGSLQSPITVSLYGFYEEEERHIFTELLSISGVGAATVRMILSAMTPQEIQRAIVTDNVKLLESIKGIGPKTAKRIILELKDKMGRNLSPMSVPVSGSNNVKEEALSALVMLGFSRVQAEQAVQKTWAAGGQSMSTEELIKQTLKAI is encoded by the coding sequence ATGTTAGCCTACCTGCAGGGAAATATCACTTTAAAAACGCCGACGCATGTAATCATCGAATCGGGCGGGCTGGGTTATTTCGTCAATATCTCGCTGAATACATATGCCAGCATCCAGGACAAATCGTTCTGTAAACTGCATACCTATCTTCATTTGGGAGGAAGCCTTCAAAGTCCCATCACGGTATCGTTGTATGGTTTTTATGAAGAAGAAGAACGGCATATTTTTACCGAGCTCCTCAGCATCTCCGGCGTGGGTGCCGCAACCGTCCGTATGATACTGTCGGCCATGACGCCACAGGAAATTCAGCGGGCCATTGTTACCGATAATGTCAAGCTGCTCGAAAGCATCAAAGGCATAGGCCCGAAAACAGCAAAGCGAATCATACTTGAATTGAAAGATAAAATGGGTAGGAACCTGTCCCCGATGTCTGTGCCCGTTTCCGGAAGTAATAATGTAAAAGAGGAAGCGTTAAGTGCGCTCGTCATGCTTGGATTTTCACGGGTGCAGGCAGAACAAGCCGTGCAGAAAACATGGGCTGCAGGAGGACAAAGCATGAGTACAGAAGAATTGATTAAACAAACATTAAAAGCCATTTGA